The Acomys russatus chromosome 27, mAcoRus1.1, whole genome shotgun sequence genome includes the window AGTACTGTGGTACCGATTTCTTCTTCACAGTTCGTCGGGAGTACCTCTTGGGTAAAAGTTGCTCCTCTCCTCTGGGTTGTCTGTTTGCCCATGTCAGCAGCGAAGGACTGGACGCTTTGTGCAACTGAGAACTCGGCGGCATTCCCAGCTTGCGGGTCCATACCGCACAGGTCCTCGTGGGCAGAAATGACTGGCCAGTGCTTCCAGCCCATGGAAGGACTGTTTCTCCCATCATTCATAGCAGGAGCTGGGCTAGCAAGCCTGCATGGCAATTGTTGTGGGTAGCCAAGTTTCCTAGAGACAGGGTCCAGGCCCCGCCTACTCTGAGGGGATCCGCCAACAGCACCCCTCCTTACTTCCAGATTCTGAggtttgtctgtttcttcctccttttccttcagtgAATGGGGATTGGAAACAGCTGGTGTTCgtgttccaggcccttctgccGGCAGCAGGCTCAAAGGAGAAGGCGCTAAGACCTGTGTACATCTGAGTTCCCAGGGAGCCAAGAAGCTTGTCCTGGGACTTGGAAAACTGCCTCCCTCCTCCAGTCCCCCTGGGACTGCTGTTGATGCTGCTGTGGCTGGAGACGGGGCGGGGAAAGTTTGGGTAGCTCGGGTTGGTGGGGGCTGCAGATGGATGAAGAGGAAGGAAGTTTTCATGTGCTGCAGCTGAGGTTGCTCGGCCATTTCCTCCAAGGGAGCAGGGCTGGCCCCTGCCGGGCTTGCAGACCTCAGTGTCTCCGCAGCTGCAGGCAGACGTGACTCAGCCCCATGGTTTTACCATCAGCCTGTGGAAGGAAATAACACACCTTTAGCACCCAGGGGGTGTCTCCAGtgagttgggggggggcagaggatcGTGTTTGCTGAAGAACTGGACTCTGCTCAgagttacaaaaacaaacattggTGGAGAAAATCTACAAGTGACAGATGAGGCGTGtgcgggcgggggtggggggcttggaGGGCAATCAAGACAGCCTACCACACCTGTGTCCAAGTGGaatctctttctctgccttttaccGTTCATCCTACTGTTTAATCCTAAATTCTCTTAACTTTTCCTGTGATTTGCAGTCTGATCCGAAAGAAACCATATGGTTTATAAGTGAAACTTCCAGGAAATTTTTAGCTTATAGATATCTTTTGTCAACGTTTTCCTGCAACTCTTCTTTCAAGACTGCGGCTCCTTCAGGGTCCCCTGTAGAGGTTTTTCTCATGGTCCAGGCCAAAGTATTCAACACTATAGTTTGAACGTGTTACCTCCAAAATTCAAATGTTGCTGAGGTGAGTGAGAGGAGGGGCTTCTGAGAGGTGATTAAAGTCCATGTACGTCCACCCTGTGCACTCCGCTCATAAAGAGGCTTCATGAGGAACCCAGGTAGTGTTAGTGCTGGGCCCAGAAcccttctttctatttcttccattTGTGAACTTACTGCAGGGGCAACAGAAGTTTTGATTCTTAGTTATGTGACTACGGAATATGCAGAGAAATGGATGATGCCTGGGCGCTGATGGTAGGGCTGGCTTGGAAGACATGTGTAGGAGACCTCCATGAGAAATCATTAAATATTAGGGGCGATCAGAGGAGTTTTAGCTCTGGGTAAGAAGTAgcagtaagagagagaggaaccAAGCTTATCTTTGGATATAAATAGCATTGTGATTGAAAACAtgagccatgttcatagcagcctaatttgtaataaccagaaactggaaacgaCCTAGACGTCCCTCGAGCAAAGAacggacaaagaaaatgtggtacatttacacaatggaatacggCTCAGCTGCTAAAAACAGAGACGTCATGCAATgcgcaggcaaatggatggaactagaaaataccattCTGAGCGAGtcaacccagacacagaaagacaacgCATGGcctgtactcacttataagtgtgtcTTAGcctaaagtacaggataaccatgaggcaatccacagacccaaagaagccaaggaggccCAACGGAAGAtgtttgaatctcattcagaaggggaaatagaataagcatataaagtagatggagggagggaactgggtgggagagggggtggggagggtaacagGGTGGGGATCAGGGGGAGAGCTGGGTGTAGGTAGGGGAtgactgggagagagaatagaaattggTGAGGGGCATTTCTGGCACACGGGAAGCTCCCAgtagtctatgggggtgaccctagaggagactcctagcaacagggcCTATGGAGCCTTGAAGTAGCCACCTCCTGCAGGCAGGTGGGAATTCCAGTGAAGGAAGGGGCCCATCAACCcactcataaaacctttgacccaaaatttgtcttgcctacaagaagtgtagagataaagatggagcagagattgagggagtggccaaccaatggctggcgTAATTTGAGAACCAACCCATGGGAGAATGCCAACCCTTGACATTATTCCTGATACTCTAtaatgcttacagacaggagcctagcataactgtcttctgagaggcttcatctagcagctgatggaaacagatgtagagacccacggCTAAACAATAGGCAAGCACAGGGAGTTTtctggaagaatgggaggaag containing:
- the LOC127210174 gene encoding uncharacterized protein LOC127210174, producing the protein MAEQPQLQHMKTSFLFIHLQPPPTRATQTFPAPSPATAASTAVPGGLEEGGSFPSPRTSFLAPWELRCTQVLAPSPLSLLPAEGPGTRTPAVSNPHSLKEKEEETDKPQNLEVRRGAVGGSPQSRRGLDPVSRKLGYPQQLPCRLASPAPAMNDGRNSPSMGWKHWPVISAHEDLCGMDPQAGNAAEFSVAQSVQSFAADMGKQTTQRRGATFTQEVLPTNCEEEIGTTVLATRAQLFRYCPTVQISQSCLAPPAAVPLKVRTGKYWNSLDFG